A genome region from Blautia coccoides includes the following:
- a CDS encoding carbohydrate kinase family protein: protein MDGKILVVGAAILDVLAEPVDERVFETGSSPADAITMRTGGDALNEATILAKLGESVQLLTVLGSDPASELIRAHCRKWGIGLDHTRTEPGVDTGINVVLVKKGGERSFLTNPHGTLRSLSAEHLEGDYLQGVKILCFASIFVFPKLGGRETARLFSRAKEQGILVCADMTKRKNEETVKDIREALACVDYLFPNYEEAVLVTGKRELHEIADAFLDCGVGNVVIKCGNKGCFVKNREMFFESPAVSSIRCVDTTGAGDSFAAGFVYALSQDMDLRTAAAYANVCGGLAVQRLGATEGINNIVQVENAVKKYHSP, encoded by the coding sequence GCTGATGCTATCACCATGAGGACAGGAGGGGATGCCCTGAACGAAGCCACTATTCTGGCAAAATTAGGGGAAAGTGTCCAGCTTCTGACTGTGCTGGGCAGCGATCCCGCCTCAGAGCTTATTCGGGCACACTGCCGTAAATGGGGAATCGGACTTGATCATACTAGGACAGAACCCGGCGTGGATACAGGGATCAATGTGGTTCTGGTGAAAAAGGGCGGAGAAAGGAGTTTTCTGACGAATCCGCATGGCACGCTGCGCAGCCTTTCTGCGGAGCATCTGGAGGGGGATTATCTGCAGGGGGTAAAAATCCTGTGTTTTGCCAGTATCTTTGTTTTTCCAAAGCTTGGCGGCAGGGAGACTGCCCGGCTGTTTTCCAGGGCAAAGGAACAGGGAATATTGGTCTGTGCTGATATGACCAAGAGAAAGAATGAAGAGACAGTGAAGGATATCCGGGAGGCGCTGGCCTGTGTGGATTATCTTTTCCCGAATTATGAGGAAGCCGTGCTGGTTACCGGGAAGAGGGAACTGCATGAAATCGCAGACGCGTTTTTGGACTGCGGTGTGGGGAATGTGGTGATCAAATGTGGGAATAAGGGATGTTTTGTGAAAAACAGGGAAATGTTCTTTGAGAGTCCGGCTGTTTCCAGCATCCGGTGTGTGGATACCACAGGCGCCGGTGACAGTTTTGCGGCAGGATTTGTGTACGCCCTGTCACAGGACATGGATCTGCGGACAGCAGCGGCATATGCCAACGTCTGCGGCGGACTGGCAGTGCAGAGGCTGGGGGCAACAGAAGGGATCAATAATATTGTTCAGGTAGAAAATGCAGTAAAGAAGTATCATTCTCCATGA